A genomic stretch from Ureibacillus composti includes:
- a CDS encoding ABC transporter ATP-binding protein: protein MLKVNNIDVFYGNIHALKDVSLEVNEGEIVTLIGANGAGKSTLLKTLSGLLKPKNGDILYLTQSIAGKQAQSIVKSGISHVPEGRRVFSNMSVEENLELGAYLRNDRDGIKKDIDYIYELFPRLDERKKQLSGTLSGGEQQMLAMGRALMAKPKLLLMDEPSMGLAPLVVKKIFEIIKTVNEQGTTVLLVEQNANMALSIANRAYVLETGKIVLSGTAKELQESEQVKAAYLGGL, encoded by the coding sequence ATGCTAAAAGTGAATAACATCGATGTCTTTTATGGCAATATCCATGCATTGAAAGACGTCTCCTTAGAGGTAAATGAAGGGGAAATTGTTACGTTAATTGGTGCAAATGGGGCTGGGAAATCAACACTATTAAAAACGCTTTCTGGCCTGTTAAAACCAAAGAATGGGGATATTTTATACCTAACACAATCAATTGCCGGAAAACAAGCGCAATCCATAGTGAAAAGTGGTATTTCTCATGTTCCAGAAGGTCGCCGTGTATTTTCCAATATGTCAGTTGAGGAAAATCTAGAGCTGGGAGCCTACCTACGAAACGATCGTGATGGTATAAAAAAAGATATAGATTATATTTATGAACTCTTTCCTAGATTGGATGAGAGAAAGAAGCAACTCTCAGGGACATTGTCTGGTGGGGAACAACAGATGTTAGCTATGGGTCGTGCGTTAATGGCAAAGCCCAAACTGTTATTAATGGATGAACCATCAATGGGATTGGCACCATTAGTAGTTAAGAAGATTTTTGAAATTATTAAGACGGTAAATGAACAAGGAACAACTGTTTTATTAGTTGAACAAAATGCAAATATGGCACTTTCTATTGCAAATCGTGCGTATGTGTTAGAAACAGGTAAAATTGTTTTATCGGGTACAGCGAAGGAACTTCAAGAAAGTGAACAGGTAAAAGCAGCATACCTTGGTGGGTTATAA
- a CDS encoding branched-chain amino acid ABC transporter permease, translating into MEWLQQLVNGISLGSIYALIALGYTMVYGIIKLINFAHGDVFMLGAFIGFYAIARWDMGFFPALIISMVVCAILGVIIERVAYKRLRNATRIAALITAIGVSLLIEYTVIFFRGASPEAYPGVLPNKSISILGANISTQSIFILGVTVVLMILLQFIVHKTKIGKAMRAVSHDADAARLMGINVDNTISATFAIGSALAGAAGVIFGVYYTKIDPLMGVLPGLKAFVAAVLGGIGSIPGAMVGGLVLGVVETVVSALGYSLWRDAAAFVILILILILKPSGIFGKNAREKV; encoded by the coding sequence ATGGAATGGTTGCAACAACTAGTAAACGGTATTTCCCTTGGTAGTATTTATGCATTAATTGCATTGGGTTATACGATGGTTTACGGAATTATCAAGCTAATTAACTTCGCGCATGGTGATGTATTTATGCTTGGTGCGTTTATAGGATTTTATGCCATTGCACGATGGGATATGGGCTTCTTCCCAGCATTAATCATTTCAATGGTCGTTTGTGCAATACTTGGGGTCATTATTGAACGTGTGGCATACAAACGGTTAAGAAATGCAACACGTATTGCTGCTTTAATTACAGCTATTGGGGTTTCATTATTGATTGAGTATACGGTGATTTTCTTCCGCGGAGCGTCGCCAGAAGCGTATCCAGGAGTTTTACCGAATAAATCTATTTCCATATTAGGAGCAAATATTAGCACACAATCGATTTTCATTTTGGGTGTAACGGTTGTTTTAATGATCTTATTACAATTTATCGTTCACAAAACAAAAATTGGAAAGGCAATGCGTGCTGTATCCCATGACGCAGATGCTGCTAGATTAATGGGAATTAACGTAGATAATACCATTTCTGCTACGTTTGCAATTGGTTCTGCTCTAGCAGGTGCCGCAGGTGTTATTTTCGGAGTGTATTATACAAAAATAGATCCATTAATGGGCGTATTACCAGGATTGAAGGCATTCGTTGCTGCTGTATTAGGTGGTATTGGTAGTATTCCGGGAGCCATGGTTGGTGGACTTGTATTAGGTGTTGTTGAAACGGTTGTTAGTGCGTTAGGTTATTCATTATGGCGCGATGCTGCGGCATTTGTCATTTTAATTTTAATTTTAATCTTGAAACCATCGGGTATTTTCGGTAAGAACGCCCGTGAGAAAGTGTAG
- a CDS encoding ABC transporter ATP-binding protein: MTNNLLIKTENVGIQFGGLKAVQNVNMYLNKGELIGLIGPNGAGKTTTFNMLTGVYQPTEGAITFDGKKINGLKPYQVTKLGISRTFQNIRLFKDLSVLDNVKVANHNLAKHSIVSSIFRLPSHFSGEKKMEEESLAFLKIFGLDVYKDELAKNLPYGMQRRLEIARALAANPKLLLLDEPAAGMNPQETHDLMELIAFIRKEFGLTILLIEHDMHLVMGICERIYVLDHGQLIADGTPTEIRNNPKVIEAYLGEEVVD; this comes from the coding sequence ATGACCAATAACCTTCTTATAAAAACTGAAAATGTGGGAATTCAATTTGGTGGATTAAAGGCCGTTCAAAATGTCAATATGTACCTGAATAAAGGAGAACTGATTGGATTAATCGGACCTAATGGTGCTGGAAAAACAACAACCTTTAATATGTTAACAGGTGTATATCAACCAACTGAAGGGGCAATTACGTTTGATGGTAAAAAAATTAATGGGCTTAAACCATATCAAGTAACAAAGTTAGGTATTAGCCGTACATTCCAAAATATTCGTTTATTTAAGGATCTTTCAGTACTTGATAATGTTAAAGTAGCAAATCATAATTTAGCTAAGCACTCAATTGTTTCATCTATATTTCGACTTCCTAGTCACTTTTCTGGGGAGAAGAAGATGGAAGAAGAGTCGTTAGCATTTCTTAAAATATTTGGTCTTGATGTTTATAAAGATGAATTAGCAAAAAATTTACCATACGGGATGCAAAGACGTCTAGAAATCGCTCGTGCATTAGCTGCAAACCCTAAATTACTGTTGTTAGATGAACCAGCAGCAGGGATGAATCCACAAGAAACACATGACTTAATGGAGCTTATTGCATTCATTCGAAAAGAATTTGGTTTAACGATTTTATTAATTGAACACGATATGCACTTAGTTATGGGTATTTGTGAACGCATCTACGTACTAGATCATGGTCAATTAATTGCGGATGGTACGCCTACTGAAATTCGTAATAATCCAAAGGTTATTGAAGCATACCTTGGTGAGGAGGTTGTTGATTAA
- a CDS encoding DUF779 domain-containing protein, translating into MVERVVATDAALALIEQLKEKHGPVMFHQSGGCCDGSSPMCYPDGDLLIGDADILLGEIGGAKFYMHKSQFDYWKHTQLIIDVVDGRGGMFSLEGVEGKRFLTRSRVFTSEEREELKIS; encoded by the coding sequence GTGGTTGAAAGAGTTGTTGCTACGGATGCCGCTCTTGCACTCATTGAGCAATTAAAAGAAAAACATGGACCAGTTATGTTTCACCAATCAGGTGGTTGTTGTGATGGTTCATCTCCTATGTGTTATCCGGATGGGGATTTACTTATTGGAGATGCAGATATCCTGTTAGGCGAAATTGGTGGTGCTAAGTTTTATATGCATAAAAGTCAATTCGACTATTGGAAACACACGCAATTAATTATTGATGTGGTGGATGGTCGCGGAGGAATGTTTTCACTAGAAGGTGTTGAAGGGAAGCGCTTTTTAACACGGTCAAGAGTGTTTACTTCTGAAGAAAGAGAAGAATTAAAAATTTCATAA
- a CDS encoding acyl-CoA thioesterase: MNNALPMSNSRSYQTHLVLPPDTNHHHSIFGGKVLAYIDEMAAITAMKHAKEQVVTASFDSVDFVSPAYVGDILELEAMVTSTGRTSMEVYVRVISRNIKTGEKKLTTESFVTMVAIGEDGKPVGVPAVYPETEEEKRLFETGGARQELRKAKRANAKERRKIQEP; the protein is encoded by the coding sequence ATGAATAATGCATTACCTATGAGCAATTCCCGTTCATACCAAACACACTTAGTTTTACCTCCTGATACAAACCATCATCATTCTATTTTTGGTGGAAAAGTTTTAGCATATATCGATGAAATGGCTGCTATTACTGCAATGAAGCATGCAAAAGAACAAGTTGTAACAGCATCGTTTGATTCAGTTGATTTTGTTTCACCGGCATATGTAGGGGATATTTTAGAACTAGAGGCAATGGTTACATCAACTGGGCGTACATCAATGGAAGTATATGTTCGTGTGATATCGCGGAATATTAAAACGGGTGAAAAAAAGTTAACGACAGAATCTTTCGTCACGATGGTAGCAATTGGTGAAGACGGAAAGCCGGTTGGGGTACCAGCTGTATATCCTGAAACAGAAGAGGAAAAACGGTTATTTGAAACGGGTGGAGCGAGGCAAGAATTAAGAAAAGCCAAACGAGCGAATGCAAAAGAACGTCGTAAAATCCAAGAACCATAA
- a CDS encoding DUF4003 family protein, producing MNDEQFSKQFQANYDRVINYMGHGSNQHLAMSLASKYTINKKQFSGVMLRKVMEIINEEKSFSLQLESVMSYKLASYLMEEKDIHTAIKQINNHDSLLADVKFKQSSFRILGALFLQEGSLEHARRAKNLFDEMNRHQPFLTSKEDIPYVVVQTSVQEDSIGQRAETIQRYYLELKKHQFTVGNHLQALSQIMTIYSTDYNALLVQYILQLRKELNKQNIKVKRIHYPFIGILALAATDDFIIREICILYQQLMEQKAFRYAKEYALIVAIQKIVNDLLEVQNLVELTPLTRLGQMSEIAEFVLEFTSLIPSGVSDIIDFFN from the coding sequence ATGAATGACGAACAATTTTCAAAGCAATTCCAAGCAAATTATGATCGTGTAATTAATTATATGGGTCATGGGTCTAACCAACATTTAGCCATGTCATTAGCTAGTAAATACACAATAAATAAAAAGCAATTTAGTGGTGTTATGTTAAGAAAGGTAATGGAGATTATTAATGAGGAAAAGTCATTCTCGTTGCAGCTTGAATCAGTCATGAGTTACAAATTAGCATCTTACCTAATGGAAGAAAAAGATATACATACAGCAATAAAGCAAATAAATAATCATGACAGTCTATTGGCAGATGTGAAATTCAAACAATCGTCTTTCCGCATATTAGGTGCGCTATTTTTACAAGAGGGTTCTCTTGAACATGCAAGAAGAGCTAAAAACTTATTCGATGAAATGAATCGCCATCAACCTTTTTTAACTTCAAAAGAAGATATTCCCTATGTTGTTGTACAAACTAGTGTTCAAGAAGATTCAATAGGTCAACGTGCTGAAACAATACAGCGTTATTATTTAGAATTGAAGAAACACCAATTTACTGTAGGGAATCACTTACAAGCGTTAAGTCAAATTATGACGATTTATAGTACAGACTATAATGCATTACTAGTTCAATATATTCTTCAACTAAGGAAGGAATTAAATAAACAAAATATTAAAGTAAAAAGAATACATTATCCTTTTATCGGTATTTTAGCCTTAGCTGCAACAGATGATTTTATAATTAGGGAGATCTGTATATTATATCAACAGTTGATGGAACAAAAGGCTTTTCGTTATGCGAAGGAATACGCATTAATTGTTGCCATTCAAAAAATCGTTAATGATTTATTGGAAGTACAGAATTTAGTAGAATTAACTCCTCTTACACGATTAGGCCAAATGAGTGAAATTGCTGAATTTGTATTAGAATTTACTAGTTTAATCCCAAGTGGTGTATCAGATATCATAGACTTTTTTAATTAA
- a CDS encoding aldehyde dehydrogenase family protein encodes MSYAFPNTEGAVVNFKERYDNYIGGEWTPPVKGQYFDNVTPVTGKVFTKVARSTEEDIELALDAAHAAKESWGKTSAAERAVILNKIADRIEENLEKLAVAETWENGKAVRETLNADLPLAIDHFRYFAGVVRGQEGSISQIDNDTVAYHFHEPIGVVGQIIPWNFPLLMAVWKLAPALAAGNCVVLKPAEQTPTSILVLMELIEDLLPPGVVNVVNGFGLEAGKPLASNPRIGKIAFTGETTTGRLIMQYASQNIIPVTLELGGKSPNIFFEDIMDADDEFLDKAIEGFVLFALNQGEVCTCPSRALIQESIYEKFIERALKRVEAIKTGNPLDPTTMMGAQASSEQMEKILSYLEIGKQEGAECLIGGERNSLEGDLSDGYYIKPTVFKGHNKMRIFQEEIFGPVVAVTTFKTKEEALEIANDTLYGLGAGVWTRDMNTAYRFGREIEAGRVWTNCYHQYPAHAAFGGYKMSGVGRENHKMMLEHYQQTKNLLVSYNPNKLGFF; translated from the coding sequence TTGTCTTATGCATTCCCAAATACAGAAGGTGCAGTAGTAAACTTTAAAGAACGTTATGATAACTATATTGGCGGTGAATGGACACCACCAGTAAAAGGACAATACTTCGACAACGTAACTCCTGTGACAGGAAAAGTGTTTACAAAAGTTGCACGATCAACAGAAGAAGATATAGAGTTAGCGTTAGATGCAGCTCATGCAGCTAAAGAATCATGGGGTAAAACATCTGCTGCTGAAAGAGCGGTTATTTTAAATAAAATTGCAGATCGTATCGAAGAGAATTTAGAAAAGCTAGCAGTTGCTGAAACATGGGAAAATGGTAAGGCGGTTCGTGAAACATTAAATGCCGATTTACCATTAGCAATAGATCACTTCCGTTATTTTGCAGGTGTTGTACGTGGACAAGAAGGAAGCATAAGTCAAATTGATAATGATACAGTAGCTTATCACTTCCATGAACCAATTGGGGTAGTGGGGCAAATTATTCCTTGGAACTTCCCATTATTAATGGCAGTTTGGAAATTAGCTCCTGCTTTAGCGGCGGGTAACTGCGTTGTATTAAAACCAGCTGAACAAACACCAACTTCGATTTTAGTTTTAATGGAATTAATTGAAGACCTATTACCACCAGGTGTCGTGAACGTCGTAAATGGCTTTGGTTTAGAAGCAGGTAAACCTTTAGCGTCAAATCCGCGTATAGGGAAAATTGCGTTTACGGGTGAAACAACAACTGGTCGATTAATTATGCAATATGCTTCTCAAAACATTATTCCAGTCACACTTGAACTAGGTGGTAAGTCTCCTAACATCTTCTTTGAAGATATTATGGACGCTGACGATGAATTTTTAGATAAAGCAATTGAAGGCTTTGTATTATTTGCGTTAAACCAAGGGGAAGTTTGTACATGCCCTTCTCGTGCGCTTATTCAAGAATCAATTTACGAAAAGTTTATTGAACGTGCATTAAAGCGTGTAGAAGCAATTAAAACAGGAAACCCACTTGACCCAACGACAATGATGGGTGCTCAAGCTTCATCAGAACAAATGGAGAAAATTTTATCGTATTTAGAAATCGGAAAACAAGAGGGCGCAGAATGCTTAATTGGCGGAGAACGCAATAGCCTAGAAGGTGATCTTTCAGACGGATATTATATTAAACCAACTGTATTTAAAGGTCACAATAAAATGCGAATTTTCCAAGAGGAAATTTTCGGTCCTGTTGTTGCAGTAACAACTTTTAAAACAAAAGAAGAAGCGCTTGAAATTGCAAACGATACACTTTACGGATTAGGTGCAGGTGTATGGACGCGTGATATGAATACAGCATATCGTTTCGGTCGTGAAATTGAAGCGGGCCGAGTTTGGACAAACTGTTACCACCAATATCCTGCCCATGCTGCATTTGGTGGTTATAAAATGTCAGGAGTCGGACGAGAAAACCACAAAATGATGTTAGAACATTATCAACAAACTAAGAACCTGTTAGTAAGTTATAATCCAAACAAATTAGGCTTCTTCTAA
- a CDS encoding branched-chain amino acid ABC transporter permease — protein sequence MKKSKSFWGYCLLALVIYAVVQLLISMQLLDLYYQNMLITMCINIMLAVSLHIVIGITGQFSIGHAGFLAVGAYLSAVATMKLGLPFPIAILIGAVVAALAGLLVGIPTLRLKGDYLAIATLGFAEIIRIVFLNVDYVGGAAGMVVNHMSTWTYAFIGVVITILVISNFTNSRHGRGCIAIREDEIAADAMGINTTYYKVIAFAIGSFFAGLAGAIYAHNFYIIQPTTFGFLKSFDILIYVVLGGLGSLSGSVLAAILLTVVSTYLANFPETRMIIYSLVLILVMLYRPTGLMGTKEITDLFKIGKKGGSKA from the coding sequence ATGAAAAAGTCTAAGAGTTTTTGGGGCTATTGTCTGTTAGCACTAGTAATCTATGCAGTTGTACAACTATTAATCTCGATGCAATTACTCGATCTATATTATCAAAATATGCTGATCACAATGTGTATCAACATTATGTTAGCGGTTAGTTTACATATCGTAATAGGTATCACTGGTCAATTTTCAATTGGGCATGCAGGATTTTTAGCGGTAGGTGCTTACTTAAGTGCAGTTGCAACAATGAAACTAGGATTACCGTTTCCAATTGCAATCTTAATAGGAGCAGTTGTTGCTGCATTAGCCGGTTTATTAGTTGGGATTCCAACATTACGACTTAAAGGGGATTACCTAGCGATTGCAACATTAGGTTTTGCGGAGATTATTCGTATTGTCTTTCTAAATGTTGATTATGTTGGTGGAGCTGCTGGGATGGTTGTAAATCATATGTCAACTTGGACATATGCATTTATTGGTGTAGTCATTACCATCTTGGTCATTTCCAACTTTACAAATTCTCGCCATGGCCGAGGGTGTATTGCAATTCGTGAAGATGAAATTGCTGCAGATGCCATGGGAATTAATACAACTTATTATAAAGTTATTGCATTCGCAATTGGCTCGTTCTTTGCAGGACTGGCAGGAGCAATTTATGCACACAACTTTTATATCATTCAGCCAACAACTTTCGGATTCCTAAAATCCTTCGATATTCTAATTTATGTCGTTTTAGGTGGTTTAGGAAGCCTTTCAGGATCAGTTCTTGCAGCTATACTCTTAACAGTGGTTTCAACTTATTTGGCTAACTTCCCTGAGACGCGCATGATTATTTATTCTTTAGTTTTAATTCTAGTTATGCTTTATCGTCCGACGGGGTTAATGGGGACAAAGGAAATTACTGATTTATTCAAGATAGGGAAAAAGGGAGGTTCTAAAGCATGA
- the rluF gene encoding 23S rRNA pseudouridine(2604) synthase RluF translates to MRINKYLSETGIVSRRGADKWIEEGRITINGDLASVGSQVNEGDVVCVDGKPVKKEEELVYIALNKPVGITSTTEKHIEGNVVDFVGHSKRIFHIGRLDKESEGLLLLTNDGDIVNEILRAENHHEKEYIVKVDKPITDQFLKRMSSGVKILDTTTLPCKVEKISSHVFKIILEQGLNRQIRRMCSALGYSVKRLQRIRIMNIHLGNLKVGKWRDLTEKEKAELFKLLDYKPKGK, encoded by the coding sequence ATGCGAATTAATAAATATTTAAGTGAAACTGGAATTGTTTCCCGACGTGGAGCGGACAAGTGGATTGAAGAAGGGCGAATTACCATTAATGGTGATTTAGCCTCAGTCGGAAGTCAAGTAAACGAAGGTGATGTTGTTTGTGTAGATGGCAAACCAGTAAAAAAAGAAGAAGAACTTGTGTATATTGCTTTAAATAAACCGGTTGGAATTACAAGCACTACAGAAAAACATATAGAAGGAAATGTTGTTGACTTTGTTGGCCATTCAAAGCGTATTTTTCATATTGGACGCCTAGATAAAGAATCAGAAGGCTTATTACTTCTCACAAATGACGGTGATATAGTAAACGAAATACTTCGCGCAGAAAATCACCATGAAAAGGAATATATCGTTAAGGTAGACAAACCAATTACCGACCAATTTTTAAAGCGAATGTCATCAGGGGTTAAAATTTTGGATACTACGACTTTGCCATGTAAGGTAGAGAAAATATCTTCTCATGTATTTAAAATTATTTTGGAACAAGGACTAAATCGCCAAATTCGCCGTATGTGTTCTGCTCTTGGCTATTCAGTGAAACGTCTACAACGCATACGCATTATGAATATTCATCTAGGTAATTTAAAGGTTGGTAAGTGGCGAGACTTAACTGAAAAAGAAAAAGCGGAATTATTTAAGCTACTTGACTATAAACCAAAAGGTAAATAA